In the genome of Paramormyrops kingsleyae isolate MSU_618 unplaced genomic scaffold, PKINGS_0.4 ups186, whole genome shotgun sequence, the window AACCTGCCCACACGACAGCCAAAGAGCTGGGCTTCCTCCTAACCTGCCCACACGACGTCCACATCCTGCTCCCTCATCTTACAAGCCGGCCTCAGACTCTGTCACACACTCCTCTGTAAACATCGCCTCTGATTTTTGAGCCATGCTTGTAGTTTGGCTGGACACAGAGGAGTTATGTCTTGTGCCATCACCTCGTTCTGCATTTCTGTACTATGTTTTACTATACAGACTGGTAAAAGCAATAGTGATTTACCTTATTTTCTGCTTTGTTCGATTTATGTAGGTTGACTGTCAGCTTAATATTATACAATTCATCATTTTACTTGAACATTTTTGCCTAAACTCCATATTCTCCATACtattgtaatatatacataaattcaTATATGTAACATATGTTATACAGATGTACATTATTTTGTCTTCCCTGTACAcattatttttcaaaactgTTCCCATCTATTCATTTTGTACTTTGACTTAAGTTGTTTAAAGTTATAGTGACATATAAAATAAGCAGAGATCAGAGAACCTTTCCTCACATGTGAAGTACATCTGTTGAAATAGTATTTCAGCAACATGTAATGGCCACAGAATTCCTGATTAATCTTCTTTCTTGACATACAATCACACCAACTCAGAGTGGTAGCTTAAGGTCACGTACAGCACTGCTGGTGCTTGAAATGTGATCGTGTGACACTGATTATGGGGGCAGTGCTTAACTCAGCAGGACAGGGATCTGTGGTCATGAATCTAATCCCAGAGTATTCAGGTGACTCTTGGGCTCTTTATGCTCCATGGACATCGAACGTGGGCTGACTCTGCGCTCTCACCCACAACGTCCCTCACTTAGAGGGAAATAGATTAACAGGTAAATGATTAACAGGTAAAACGGAAAACCAGAGAAACTCTATTggtgtgttactttgtcatttaatttaatttgtcgTGTCATTTGTGAATTGGCTCGTGTACAAAACAATTTCCATTTATAGCTACATAAACTGCCAGAAAGAAAAATTTTGCAGTATACAGAATACATATTCAATATTTAAAAGGAAACAGAGAAATTTATCCCGCGATCCTCCCCAGGATAAGTGGGTaagaatgatggatggatggatggatggatggatgaatataaaaaaattgcacaattcagaaaaaatacaaatattacagTTATAGCTCCCATCATTAAATACAATTAGAATGTAAAATTGAGTAACATTTTTTCATTGTAATTCCCCAATGTATTTAAACATAATTACTGCAATATCTACAGAAGAAGCATTTAAAACAGAACTTCTATCTTAGCACTTAGCAAAATATtaaccttttttttattttaattctcTTAATCAGTACTGAATATAGCATAACATTTAATAAGACATAGTATAAAACACCTttacaataaaaaatgaaaaataataccataaataacaaataagcAAACCTAAACACACAGTTAAGGGAGGATTTGTTTAGAAATTCCATTATCATAGTACTTGGATCAACAATCATACCACCTTGCAATCAGCaagttttatattttacagtAACATGCACTTTATTTTTTGGCAGTTCTGCTGCTCTGACAGAACTATCAAGAGAAGCCAAACAATAAAGAGTAACCTATGGAATAAACATACTTACACAACACCCTCACGGGACAGCGGCAGGTCCAAAAGAATTTCTCATAAGTTAGGTCAACTAGTCCCTCTTCTATGTCGATTAACTTTAACATCTATGAAAAAAACTCTACAGCCAGACATATACCCCCTGCAACTCTGTTACTTCTTTGCTAATAACAAATAGGACACAATACAGGCTATAGTTATTGGGTAAGAAATGCAGTATTAAGCCAACGATTAAGAGCAAAGGCAGCCAAAACAGCCCGGTACTTATTGAAGGATAAACCAAGATTCAAAGACAAAAGCAAATTTGTTTACAGTAAAGGCTAACTTCATTGGAAACTTCATTTTTCTGTTCCATTAACGACGTTTTGGCAGTCCATGAGATAATTTCAGTGATTGCAGCAAATTTGTCAGAATAAAACACCAAAATGCCATGCTTAAAAGTTCAGTTTTATACAAGATGATTAAGAATAATGTCTGTGAATGGAGCTTATACTCTAAAAGAGAGCAGTGAAAGAGAACAGTGGCAGAGAGAATGGCCCAACTATTTCAGGTCGTTGTACTGCATGCTTTAACAACAAGGCTGACAGCGTACAATATATAGTGCATGTCACAGCTAATACTGgaaatgaaacaaacaataaCATCCTGCTATAACAAAAGATGtctgttttatttgtcattactccacaGGCAAGTGAGTAGTGACTGCTTAGTTTTACATGGCTGAGTGTGTATCTACAGACCAGCTCTGTGGTGCAGAACACAAGCCAACAAATATGTGTGATAAGAGAGATTCCAAGATGTGATGgaacataataataattgcagCAGAAATATAGCCAGAGGTCTTACTTTATTGATTTCCTCTTTACCTAAAGACTTCTCTACCTCCCTTGACACCCAATGTAACACTCTTCAGACGTCTGATGATTAAAGCTAAAGCTTTGCATAACTTCATGGACAGAAGAGGTCCTCCAAGGCCTTTGGTTGATGTATGTGTGCTTGTGCGTGTATGTGTTTGTCCCAGGGTACATTAGACACTCTAATTAAACATGATGGACTCCGGGTCCTGATTCATCATCTGAGCCATGTGCCTGAGAACATCTTTTTTTGTGATGATGCCCAAAAGGCGgctgcaaaacagaaaaaaaacatagattGAATATGAGAATTTCTACCCGCTAGGGGGGGGCTCAAATGACAAAGGCCAACGGCGACCCCTGCGACAGACTCACCCACTTCGAGTGACCAGGCACTGCCGGAGCCCCAGCTTACGGAAGATGTCCACGACCGTCTCCATGGGCGTGTGGTCTGTGACGGTGAAGGGGCTCAGGTTGAGGATGCGCCGCAGCTTGAGCGGCTGGGGGCTGTCAGCGGGCAGCtgggggggctcctcagtgaAGTGCACCATGGAGATGCTCACCACCCCATCCTGTTTTTGCCGGGCATTTTCTGGAAGAAGAAGAGTACAGCTAAATGTCCATGACAAGTCCAGTTCAGTCATCTGTTAAGGATGTTATAAATTCATTTGGAACATACTATTTCTAAAACGCGTGCAGCATAAGAATAAAACTACCCCTGGATGGGATGTAAATCCTTCACAGGACATTTACGCATGTATACCAATGGCCATCAAGAGATACCAATTAACCTCAAATGCATGACTACACTATAGGATGAAACATTTGACCAATTATGCACATACTGACAGTGCTCACAGACCAGAGAATGAACATAAAAAGCCCCAACAATAAAAACGAAAAGAAAAACTACTAAAAGCATTGATGTATTCCCCGCATGCAACTTCATCTAAACATCACAGATTAGGTGTTTTGATGGAGATGAGAGTCCTTTTTCAGAGTTACAGGGATGAGGTAGATATAGGGACAACagaacagaaataaaacatgaaaataaaaagataaagaGCTAAAACgttaaaaacaaaatagcaAAATATAACAGGCGCCAGAGTCAAAATAAGATCAAATAAACAGCAACTATAATTCCAACCATACAAGGAACCATACAAGGAACAGACAGACTGAATAAACACAACACTCTTGGCTACTTAATTACTCCTGAGTGGGCCACACGCCCACCATCTCACAGTCATTAACTTCTTTTTGGTAATGGCTATAAGACAGATTTTGAGATAAGATGCAGACGTCTGTAGCAAGATGACCCTCAGAGACTCACTGATAGCCAGAGTCAAATCCCTGCGCTGGACGAAGCCAATGAGGCGCTCTGACTCGCGGGAAACCACCACAGGGAAGCCATTGTAGTCGGTGTCTTTGATAAGGGCCTCAACGTCCTCCACCGTGGTGCTGTCCTGCGTGAGCACGGCCAGCGGGGGCTCTCCACAGCGTGGACGCATCACGTCCGTAGCCAGCGTGCGGTGCGTGAACTCATCCTTAACGTCCAGGAAAGGGTAGCCATTCAGCTGGATGTGCGCCTCGTAGATGCCCTCTTTGCCAAAGGCATCTGCCACCCACTTGCTAGTGACGGCGGCGGCCATCAGGGGCACGATGTACTCCAGGCCACCCGTCAGCTCGAACATGATGACCACCAGAGACACCGTCATCCGCGTCACCCCACCTACAAGCGGCCAGACGGGAATTTCAGGAAGAGAATGTGGCCACATAAAACGTAGCGATAAAACTAGCAGAGCAAAAATAGAAAATGGGCAATTTGAAAGGTATGAGGCTCAAACCCAGGCATGCTGCTGCTCCCACCATGGCGTACAGGCCAGGCGTGACACAGTCTGCTCCAGGACGGCACCAGTTCTTGAAGATGATCCAGTCGTGGTGATGGTAGGACATCTGTTCCACAGCGATGCCCACGATGCGGCCTGCGATGGCCCCTACGGCCATGCTGGGGATGAAGAGCCCAGAGGGAATCTGTCCAGAGCAGAGAAGGTCAATCAAAATTCAGATGGCATTGCATTGTCAGGCACTTCCAAGTCCGTCGTCCATGACGTCCTGACCTTTATTCCAAAGGTGAAAATGGTGATGATGATCTTGAAAATAAGCGCGAGTGCAAGCTGCCAGAGTGCGGTGTAGACCCCGGGACCAGCAGGCCTGTCGGGAATATCATCTGCGGGTCGGGTCATGTTGGGGTCATTCACGTAGTCGCAGAGCTGGGAGGACTCCAGAGCTCCACAGTCGTTGAAGAGCTCAGAGATGAGCTCGCTGGTGCTGCGTCTGGTGTAGGGGTTGGGAAAGGCCAAGATGGCCGTGATTCCCGTCACCGCCATCACCTCCAATGCCGGGTACTTCCCCAGCTGTGTCGTCTTGCGGCGTCTGCACCAGGCGATGTTTCCTCGAATGAAGAGCGTCCCCCACAGACCCCCAAACACTCCCAGCAGAATGAATGGCACCAGTTCTGCCATGTACCAGGGGGTGTGGTATTCTACATAAAACAGGACCAGTCGGCTGTTCCCAAATGGGTTGATAGAGCGCAGAGTAAAGGCGGCCACTAGGGCGGCGAAGAAAGACCTCCACAGAGTCTTCAACGGGAAGTAGTAACTAACCTATACAAAGAGAAGTCATTCTATTCTGAGGAACACCATTCAATGAATACATTCAATGAACATTGTCCCCCTGGGATCAACAAAGTTCATCTTATCTAATCTTATTGggtcaaattaaataaagaaatatgagagTCATCCTACTTCTTCCAGGCTGAAGAGAACTCCTCCGATTGGTGCCCCAAATGCCACAGAtactccagctgctgctgcagcagATAACACCTGTACAACACAAACCCAAAGTTCATTAAAAGGTGGTCAGAGGAACCGTTAGAGCTCTAACATATAGAGGATTCTCTCTGCTCACATAAGCCGTGGGACACACCAGTGGTTATACAATCGTGTAATTTGCATACCAAGCAAGGAAATTACAAAAATGCTATTTGCAGTTGATATAAACAAGCAAAGTTTGTCAAAAGGGTGGAAAAATCTTAACTACTGTGACAGGTGACAAATTTCTCTCGTTTACCTCTCTGCGTTTCCCCTCGTTCTTGCTGTACTTGGAGAACAGGCTACAGAAGAGGTTTCCACAGCAACAGGCCACATGCACCAACGGGCCCTCCTTTCCCAAACTGAGCCCGGATGATACTGCCAGAACCAACGTGACCGTCTTTATCAGCAGGGTCCATTTTCCCAGGTAGCCCCGAATGATAAACCCACTGAGAATTGTCTTTATCTAACAGGGACAGAAAGGAAATTGCTGCGGGGGTGTCCACTTTTCATACAATGTGAGCTCATATTACATGGTATTGCATTACGTTTGAGTCATTTTTTAATCAAGGACAGACAGAGTACTTGTGGTGCTTACCTCAGGGATGC includes:
- the LOC140587362 gene encoding H(+)/Cl(-) exchange transporter 4-like produces the protein MTDLKEGVCLSAFWYSHEQCCWTSNETTFDDRDKCPQWQRWSELMMGHTQGAGAYLLNYSLYIIWALFFSSLAVSLVRVFAPYACGSGIPEIKTILSGFIIRGYLGKWTLLIKTVTLVLAVSSGLSLGKEGPLVHVACCCGNLFCSLFSKYSKNEGKRREVLSAAAAAGVSVAFGAPIGGVLFSLEEVSYYFPLKTLWRSFFAALVAAFTLRSINPFGNSRLVLFYVEYHTPWYMAELVPFILLGVFGGLWGTLFIRGNIAWCRRRKTTQLGKYPALEVMAVTGITAILAFPNPYTRRSTSELISELFNDCGALESSQLCDYVNDPNMTRPADDIPDRPAGPGVYTALWQLALALIFKIIITIFTFGIKIPSGLFIPSMAVGAIAGRIVGIAVEQMSYHHHDWIIFKNWCRPGADCVTPGLYAMVGAAACLGGVTRMTVSLVVIMFELTGGLEYIVPLMAAAVTSKWVADAFGKEGIYEAHIQLNGYPFLDVKDEFTHRTLATDVMRPRCGEPPLAVLTQDSTTVEDVEALIKDTDYNGFPVVVSRESERLIGFVQRRDLTLAIKNARQKQDGVVSISMVHFTEEPPQLPADSPQPLKLRRILNLSPFTVTDHTPMETVVDIFRKLGLRQCLVTRSGRLLGIITKKDVLRHMAQMMNQDPESIMFN